Below is a genomic region from Kribbella qitaiheensis.
TTCGGTTACGGCATGGAGCGCTATTTCTGGGCGCTGCTCGCCGCTGTCGGGATCTTCGTCCTCGGTGCCGGGTTCTCGATCGCCGAGGGCATCCGCGCGATCCTGCATCCCGAGCCGGTGGCCGCGCTCGCGCTGGCGTACGGCGTACTCGTGATCTCGTTCATCTTCGAGGGGATCTCCTGGCTGAAGGCCGTCCGGCAACTCCGCCGCGAGGCGGCCGAGGACGGCAGCCCGACCCTCGAACACCTCCGCGAGAATGCCGAACCGGCCGTGAAGACCGTCGCCTTCGAGGACTCGGCCGCGCTGATCGGCCTGCTGATCGCCGCCGTCGGGATCACCTTGAGCGCGATCACCGGCAAGGAGTACTTCGACGGCGCCGCATCCGTCGCCATCGGCCTCTTGCTGATCGGCGTCGCCTACATGCTCGGCAAGGACAACAAGTCGATGCTGATCGGCAAGGCGCTGCCGGAGGACGTCGAGGACAAGATCCGCGCCGAGATCGCCCGTACGCCCGGCATCGACGCGGTCGTCGAGCTCCTCAGCCTCCGACTCGCCCCGGACGAGGTCCTGGTCGTCGTACGGGTCGACCTCGACAACTCCCAGACCACCGGCGCCGCGGTCGAACAACTCGCCGAACAGGTCGACGCGCAGGTACGCCGTGAGTTCCCGACGGTCCGTCATCTCTTCCTCGACCCCACCCCGAGCCCTACCTGACGATGCTCCCTCTTACACATTTCCGAATCGGATCGAGTGTGACCTTTCCCCTTGTGGATAAGGAGAAAATGGTTCGACCCTGATTTGGTGCGGCTTCGCTGGATGGCTTAGAATCGAACACATGTTCGCCACTGATTTCAGCCACTGCGACGTCGCCCAGACCTTGTCTGCCGCAGTCGTCGCACACGAGCGGCAGCGACAGGGCGAACTCGACCTCATCCTCCTCGCCCAGCACTATGCCGACCTGCACCCGTCACGGGCGACGGTCCGCGACGACGGTTTGCCGGGCGGTGAGCAGACCCGGGTCTACGGCGGTGAAGGCTGCCCTGAGATCACCGAATTCGCGGCCGCCGAGTTCGGCGCGGTCACCGGCCGATCTGCTGGATCAGCCGCCGT
It encodes:
- a CDS encoding cation diffusion facilitator family transporter, producing MAEESQGTVLLAGVANLAIAVAKCIAGLLSGSTALLAEAAHSVADTLNQVFLLTALKRSRKPADGQHPFGYGMERYFWALLAAVGIFVLGAGFSIAEGIRAILHPEPVAALALAYGVLVISFIFEGISWLKAVRQLRREAAEDGSPTLEHLRENAEPAVKTVAFEDSAALIGLLIAAVGITLSAITGKEYFDGAASVAIGLLLIGVAYMLGKDNKSMLIGKALPEDVEDKIRAEIARTPGIDAVVELLSLRLAPDEVLVVVRVDLDNSQTTGAAVEQLAEQVDAQVRREFPTVRHLFLDPTPSPT